A window of the Hordeum vulgare subsp. vulgare chromosome 5H, MorexV3_pseudomolecules_assembly, whole genome shotgun sequence genome harbors these coding sequences:
- the LOC123395405 gene encoding probable protein phosphatase 2C 68: MSMAQVCCDSASSAVVVGAEAEARARARAGRRRRAGDAAARWKVAAEVPQGADEAAATRKRRAAGGEVVAAKRHGFTSVAGRRREMEDAVSIREAFTVPAEEGKPGRDFYGVFDGHGCSHVADACRERMHELVAEELAGAARPESWTAAMVRSFARMDAEVTAGGGGDSASCRCEVNKCDHVGSTAVVAVVEEQRVLVANCGDSRAVLCRDGAPVVLSSDHKPDRPDELERIEAAGGRVIFWEGARVLGVLAMSRAIGDGYLKPFVTAVPEVTVTDRAAGDECLILASDGLWDVVSNETACQVARACLRRGRERWCAEAAAMLTKMALTKNSSDNISVVVVDLRPKNHL, translated from the coding sequence ATGTCGATGGCGCAGGTGTGCTGTGACTCGGCCTCGTCGGCGGTGGTCGTCGGGGCGGAGGCGGAGGCCCGGGCCAGGGCGCGCGCCGGGAGGCGCCGCAGGGCGGGGGACGCTGCGGCAAGGTGGAAGGTCGCCGCGGAGGTGCCGCAGGGCGCCGACGAGGCCGCGGCCACGAGGAAGCGGCGCGCGGCCGGTGGCGAGGTGGTCGCCGCGAAACGCCACGGGTTCACGTCGGTCGCGGGacggaggagggagatggaggaCGCCGTCTCCATACGGGAGGCCTTCACCGTCCCGGCCGAGGAGGGGAAACCCGGGCGCGACTTCTACGGCGTTTTCGACGGGCACGGCTGCTCCCACGTGGCGGACGCGTGCCGGGAGCGGATGCATGAGCTCGTTGCCGAGGAGCTGGCCGGCGCGGCCCGGCCCGAGTCCTGGACCGCCGCAATGGTGCGCAGCTTCGCGAGGATGGACGCCGAGGTGACAGCCGGCGGGGGCGGCGACAGCGCCAGCTGCCGGTGCGAGGTGAACAAGTGCGACCACGTGGGGTCCACGGCCGTGGTGGCCGTAGTGGAGGAGCAGCGCGTCCTGGTGGCCAACTGCGGCGACTCCCGCGCCGTGCTCTGCCGCGACGGCGCGCCCGTCGTCCTCTCCTCCGACCACAAGCCCGACAGGCCGGACGAGCTGGAGAGGATCGAGGCGGCCGGCGGCCGCGTCATATTCTGGGAGGGCGCGAGGGTGCTGGGCGTCCTGGCCATGTCGCGCGCCATCGGCGACGGCTACCTCAAGCCGTTCGTGACCGCCGTCCCGGAGGTGACGGTGACAGACAGGGCGGCCGGCGACGAGTGCCTGATCCTGGCCAGCGACGGGCTGTGGGACGTGGTCAGCAACGAGACGGCGTGCCAGGTGGCGCGGGCCTGCCTCCGGAGGGGCAGAGAGAGGTGGTGCGCCGAGGCAGCCGCCATGCTCACCAAGATGGCTCTCACGAAGAACAGCTCGGACAACatctctgttgtcgtcgtcgatCTCCGGCCAAAGAACCATTTATAG